TGAACGACGAGATGTTCGCAGGGATTTCCTCTCTGATTCGATTCCCGACACTATTCTTCAACGGCTGTTATTGGCCTCTCATCATGCCGGTTCCGTGGGGTTTATGCAGCCATGGGATTTTCTGGTCATTCGTCACCCCGAGACCAAACAAGCCGTGAAAGACCTGTTCCTTCAGGCGAATAAAGAGGCGGCTCGTCGGTATGAAGGACCGAAAGCCGATTTGTACCGTGGGCTCAAGCTGGAGGGCATTCAGGAAGCTCCCGTTAATATCTGTGTGACCTGTTCCCGTGACCGAGGTGGCCCATCCGTGTTAGGTCGTGCCACGGCTCCCGAAACCGATTTGTATAGTACATGCTGTGCCATTCAAAACCTCTGGCTTGCGGCACGCGCCGAAGGTATTGGGGTCGGTTGGGTGTCCATTCTGGATTATGATCTTTTAAAAAAAGTCTTAGGCATTCCTCCAGCTGTTTGGGTCGTTGCCTATTTGTGTGTTGGATATGTGAAGAGCTTTGCTCATCAACCGGATCTTGAAAAAGCAGGATGGCGGAAACGAATGTCACTTGAGGAACTCGTGCATTATGAGAGGTGGGGAAAGCGCGGTGGTGATGAGTCCGCTCTTTCTGGTCCTGACCTCAAGGCCAGATAAGACGGTGGTCGTATGCTTGGAGTCCGGGAGGACATAAGTGGATGAAGAGATGATCTCTCCACTTCAGATCGATCTGCGACCCAATTGTCTGGTTGCGCGGTTTCCAGGGTTGTTCACGTGTCTGAGTTGGGCGCCCTGGAATGGTGGGGAAGCTTCTGCTTCCGTGGTCGCCAATTTACAAGTAGGCCTTAACGGATCTTCCGCGGCGGCCTCGCCGGCGGAGGATTGGGAAGTTTTATTTCAAGCCCACTCTCTTATTCCCGAAGAGACCATCGGATTAATGACTGCTGCGACTGTGAGTGCGTTTGCCAACCGTTTTCGCTTTGCATCCGGGGCCTGGGTGCATGCCCTTGCGACGGTCGGATTATCGAATGCCCGCTCCGTCCTTGATCATGCCGATGTTGAGCTGGGACAGCAAACCCCTTCGTCCGGAACGGTCAATGTGGTGGTGGCGACCAATGCCCTTCCGACAATTGCCGGACGAATCGAGGCGATACATATTGCCTCCTCAGCAAAAACTGCAGCCTTTCGGGATAGCGGTGTCACCAGTCGCAAGTCCAATCTTCTTGCGGACCTCACAGGTACCGATTGTCTCGTGGTAGGGGCCAGCGGTAAAATTGAAGAAGATCAGTGTGGCCTTCACACGATTCTTGGGGAAATGATTGCTCGCACCGTATATACGTCGGTGTCAGAAGGGATCGCGAGATGCAGGAAGGCTGAAGTCTTAAGGTCGTATAATAATTAACAATACGATGGTGATCACATGTCTCTTAGCCCCGACACGACTAAAGACCAAGCCAATTATTCAACTTTTTCCTGGAGACTTCTACAATGCGCATATCTAAAGTGTATACCCGTACAGGTGATGCGGGGAAAACCCGATTGGCTGGAGGACAGGAGGTCTGGAAAGATTCCGTTCGGGTGGAAGCCTATGGCACCGTGGATGAATTGAATTCAATGCTTGGTTTGGCTCGGGTGTCGAATGGACAAGCCGCAACGAATGTTGAGGTGTCTGCGCGTATGGGAACCATCTTAAAGTGGGTGCAAAATAAACTGTTTGATTTGGGTGGGATCCTCGCCACAGCCCAGGGGGAATCGTTTCCGAATATGCCGACGGTGACATCGGAAGATGTCGTCCACTTGGAACATCTTATTGATGAGTGCCAAAAAGACCTGACCCCCTTGAAAGAATTTATTTTACCTGGCGGGGGGCAACTCGCCGCATTACTGCATGTGGCCCGCACAATTTGTCGTCGTGCTGAGCGGCTTTGCGTCACCCTGTCGAAGGAAGAATCCATGGACAAGGAATTGGTCGTTTTTCTCAATCGGCTGAGTGACGCGCTGTTTGTGTTTGCGCGTTGGGTCACGAAAAAACAGGGAGAAGCTGAATTTCTGTGGGAACGGGAACCGGCAACCTCTCAAAAGTCGTAACGTAGTCCCCTTTCGGGTATCGGTGTTCAGAGCGTATACCGGGATGATTGCACAGTTTGATGCGAGGAGGAGTAAGGTCATGCGTTCCGTCCGTCAATCACATCAGCGTTCGGGGGGAGATTCGCTCTCTTCGCCGGTAGCTGTTTCCGGTCCTCGCTTAGCCCAGAAACAAACTCATGTGCCATCAAAGCTGATTTTTGTCCTTGGAGGGGCGCGGTCCGGAAAAAGTTCTTTTGCCTTACAACAGGGAAAGGTCAAATCCCCTCGAGCATTCGTCGCAACGGGAGAGCCGATCGATCAGGAAATGGCCGGTCGAATTCAGAAACATCAGCGGTCGCGGGGCCGTGGTTGGGTGACCATTGAAATGCCTACCGGAATTTCCGAATGGTTGGCCGAGCAGGGTTCAGGCTATCCCAGTATTGTGGTGGATTGTTTAACACTGTGGCTGAATAATCTCTTGCGAAATAAGGTGCGACCTTCGCAAGTCCCAACATATGTCAGGGCCTTCCTTCGGTCGGCTCGCGCCTGTCCCGGTCAGATTGTCGTGGTCAGCAATGAGTTAGGACTCGGGTTGGTGCCCGGGGATGCGATCAGCCGGTCATTTCGGGATGTGGCGGGCCGGATGAATCAACTCGTGGCGGCTGAAGCTGATGAAGTCTATTTTCTGGTGAGTGGGCTGCCCCTCAGACTGAAGTAGCCGATGAGCTATTCTTCTCCATTCATTCAGGAAACTCTCTCGGCGATTCAACCGGTCGCACAGGCGGATATGTGTCGCGCTCAAGTGTTATGGGACCGACTGACGAAACCTCCGGGCAGCCTTGGCCGACTTGAGTCCTTAGGGGCTCAGTACGTGGCGATAACTCTGTCGCTTCCCGTAAAAAATCCGGATGCAATGATGTTCGTTCTGGCTGCCGATCACGGTGTGACAGGAGAAGGGGTGAGCGCCTATCCCTCATCCGTCACGGTTCAAATGGTCAAAAATTTTTTACAAGGCGGGGCAGCGATCAATGTCCTAGCGCGTCAGGTTGGAGCCCAGGTTCGCGTAGTGGATATGGGCGTTCAAGAGGACATGGGTGCACCACCCGGTTTGTGGGTGAGAAAGGTCGGGTTGGGAACCCGCAATATGTGTGAAGGTCCTGCTATGAGTCATGACCAAGCCGTCCAAAGTGTGGAAGAAGGTATCCGTCTTGTCCAGGAAGCCTATGCTGACGGGATCCGGTTAATCGGAATCGGAGAAATGGGCATTGGGAATACCACTATCAGCAGTGCCATTACGGCAGTCATGACGCGTCATCCTGTGGCCGACGTGACCGGGAAAGGCACAGGAGTTGATGCGTTGCAATTGGCGAAAAAGATTCAGGTGATTGAACGGAGCATTCAACGAAATGCACCGGACGCGCAGGAGCCTTTGGATGTGCTGGCGAAGGTCGGAGGATTTGAAATCGGCGGATTGGTAGGAATTCTTCTGGGTGGGGCGGCATGTCGCGTGCCTGTGGTCCTGGATGGGTTCATTACCGGAGCCGCCGCCTTGCTGGCCGTCGCCCTGGAACCCCATTGCCAGGCCTACATGATTCCTTCTCATGTCTCTGCGGAACCCGGACATCGTTTGGCCATGGACTCGTTAGGGTTTCGTCCGCTGTTGGATTTGGACCTTCGGCTTGGGGAGGGCACAGGAGCCTGTTTGGCTATCGGATTGCTTCAATTGAGTTTGGCCTGTCTGACGCAAATGGCCACATTCGAAAGTGCAGGCGTGGATGAGGCCGTACGCCCCTTTCCGGAAATGGCATGAGGAGTCTATGGGCTTCGTTTTCTTTGGCGTGGCACCTTCTGACGACCATTCCTCTTCCAGGAGGTTCGGGTACGAAGATTCCATTAGAGAGGTTCGGAGCTTCCCTTCGCTGGTTTCCTCTGATTGGTTTTCTGCTTGGCGCGAGCCTTGTCATGATCGATCGATTGTTGGAGAGCGTCTTTCCTCCCGTAGTTGTGAATTTGGTGATGCTGACTCTCTATGTGCTGGTCACGGGAGGCCTCCATCTTGATGGTTGGGCGGATACGGTTGATGCACTTTCAGGGGGAAGGGATCCCGATCATCGGCTGAAGATTCTCCGGGATTCTCGAATCGGTGCCCTTGGAGCTACAGGGTTGGTGTTGATTCTTGGACTTCGCTATGCCGGATTTCTGACCCTGCCAGTAGGATTTCGAGAGGGCATGTTGTTCTGTATGCCGGCTATTGGGCGATGGGCGATGGTGATCGGTTGCTGGGGTGTTGTCTATCCACGATCGGAAGGATTGGCTGCGCAGTTTATTCGGACGGTGACGTGGCGCGATGTTCTGGTGGCCACAACGGTTGTGGGATTGGGGTTGTGGGGAATGTTCGATGCGGTCACAGCCGCTATGCTGATGATAGTTGTGTGCCTTGTGGTTCGATCTGTAGTCTGGTGGATCTCCAAAAAGTTTGGCGGTATCACGGGAGATATACTGGGAGCGATGAATGAGGGGATCGAAGTGCTCTTTCTGATCTTGGGTCCGGTCCTCCTCGTGTATTCGAAGTTTGGAGAATAATTAACAGGGCCATTCATGAACGGGAGGCCGATGTATCATGACACGAACCTATCCTAAGCAGTGCGAACGTTGCGGTCGACCTTTTGAGTGCGGACTCTCCCGATGTTGGTGTAAAGATGTCCCTGTGAGCGATGCCCAATATGACAGTATCGCGAAACGTTATGATGACTGCGTGTGTCCGACTTGTCTTGCAGAATTGACTGGAAACAACTCTGCCCCTTCCGGTTCAAAAATCCCGGGCTAACGGTGGCGGATGACCTGACGGGGTTCAAATTTCTGGCGGTGTGCGCCCTTGATCTGATGATAGGCGATCCCCGCTGGTTGCCTCATCCCGTTCGCCTGATGGGGTTCATCATTCACGCATATGAACGCCTGACGTTAGAGCGAATCTCTAGCCCATGGACAAAAAGAACAGCCGGGTTTGTATTGGCCGTGGGGCTTCCCCTTGGATGCTTTTTTGTGACCCAGGGCATCCTGGAATGGGCTGAACTGGTGCATGAACAATTCGGCACAGTGATATGGGTGGTCCTGGGCTCTACCACTCTTGCTGGGCGGGATTTGTGGGTTCATGCCATGCGGGTCCATCGGGCATTGAGAATGGGATCACTCGTATCGGCTCGGGTTGAGATAGGCCGGTTAGTCGGGCGGGACACTGCCGACCTTTCAGAAGAAGGGATTGTTCGGGCGACAGTGGAATCCGTATCTGAGAATACCTCCGATGGCATCGTGGCGCCGATAATTTATCTCGCGTTGGGAGGACCTGCCTGTGCCATGGCCTATAAAGCAATCAGTACGTTGGACTCGATGGTTGGTTATCGTACCGATCGCTATCGTGACTTTGGATGGGCATCCGCACGAGCCGATGATCTCGTCAATTGGGTCCCGGCTCGGCTTACAGCGGTGGCTATGAGTGTCGCGGCGGCGATTCGATTGGGCTCCGGCGTCTCAGCCTGGCAAATCTGTCGACGGGATGCGTGGCGTCACCCCAGCCCGAATAGTGGATGGCCCGAAGCGGCCATGGCCGGTGCTCTTGGGGTGCAACTCGGTGGAGGTAATATGTATGGAGGGGTGCTAGAAGTACGCGCCAGGTTAGGTGATCCGATCACATCCTGTTCCATGGCGCTCATTCCTGTGGCGTTACAAGTCATGGGGATAGCCTATGGGATACTGGTTATGGGGATCATGGCTTGGGTGATGTGGTGACCCAGCCGGTTGTGCATGGGGGGCAGGTTCATCAAATCGCAAAGGCGCTCGACCGGCCGGTGGACTCCTTTATTGATTTCAGTGCCAGTATTAATCCGTTTGGTCCACCCACCCCAGTGTTGAATGCGATGCAGCAAGCCTTACCTGCTTGCGGACATTATCCCGATCCAACTGCTGAAAAATTGCGCACACGCCTGGCCAAAGAGCATGGGATCTCATCGGACTCGATTGTGTTGGGTAACGGGTCATCTGAATTAATTCGGATCTTACCTCGGGCTCTGTCCCTTTGCCAGGGATATGTGGCAGGTCCTACGTTCATGGAGTATGAGGCGTCTCTTCATATCGCGGGCGCGCGCTGTACGTATGCCCTGGCCACGTCTGCGGAAAAGTATACTCCTCCCATGGGACAGCTTTCGCTTTTGGTGGACGGTATCCGTTCCGGTTCTCAGAAGGATGCGTTCAGTCACGAGGAATCATTTACGGCTGTGTTTGTGTGTAATCCGAACAGTCCAACGGGAAGAGTGGTTTCGGCCCGATCTCTTCGAACCCTTTATCGGCAAATTGAACAAGCCGGGCTTTGGATGGTGGTTGACGAAGCCTTTATTGATTTTTGCCCCTCCCATTCCCTCATTAAAGAAATTCCGAACGCCAGACGATTGCTTATTCTCAGAAGTTTTACGAAATTTTTTGGTATGCCGGGAATTCGTCTCGGGTACTTGGTGGGGGCGCCGGAGACGGTTTCCAAAATCCGCCGGTTGCTCCCTCCGTGGTCGGTTAGCCAGTTTGCCCAGGAGGCCGGTGTCGCGGCATTGGATGACGTCAAGTACCGACTGCGAAGTGTGAAGTTTATTCAACAGGAACGACAACGATTTATGACGCGATTACGTGGAGTCCCTGGACTGCGGATCATTCCGGCATCCGCGAATTTTGTGATGGTGGAGTTACCTTCGAAATGTGTGACAGCCAATCTTGTTTCACAACTGACACGACAGGGAATCCTCGTTCGGGATTGTCAGACATTTTCCGGAATGACTCAGCCGGCACTTCGCATTGCCATTCGCTACCCACGTGAGAATAATAGGGTGATACATGCCTTAAAAAAGGCATTACGAGACAGCTGAAATCAAGAACCGGCAGACTGCCGATTGCCGGATAGGCCTATGTATTCAGTCAGGGGGATGTTAGAGGGAAAAGTTAAGCGGAGGAGGCACGTAGGAATCATGTGTGCTATAACACCAAGAGGACGCCGGTCGCCACATGATCGGATGTCTCTGGATCCGGAATGATGTTCTCATAAAGAAGTTTTTCAAAAACTACAATGGATAATAAGCATGTCGACTCAATTTAAAAAGATCATCGGGTATCTTCTCGTTATTTTCCTGGTCATAGGATTTTTTCTGCTGTATCGCTATGTCCAGCCGGCGGGGTATCACCTTCCAGATGACCCGCTTGCGTTGGAAGCGTTGGAGTTGGTCAAACAGCACCGATCCCGGCAAGGCTATACGCTGGACGAAGCGGTTCAGTTAATGGTGGATGATTTGAAAACTAAAGGTATTCCGTTTCATGAAGGAGATTGGCAGGTAGCCGCACAGGGCGAGGATAAATATATGGTACGTAAAATTGTGCGGGAGAAGGGTTCCGTGGAGTGGATCGAGCGGGAATATGCCTGGAGAGTGGATAGCAAGGAAAAGTCTATTCGCGTGATCTCGTTAGCCGCCCAACAATTGATGCCGTTTGAGAACTTGCCGCCCCTCCCCCATGGGGATCAAATTTCATCCCTTCCGGACATGATGCTGAATTTACCTGTTTTGGGCTAGTTCGAAGAAGAATCTGCTAAGGGCATTCTCCTCATGTAAACAGCGTACTGGATCTACCTGGATGTCTCGGAGTGACCGCGATCTGTGTTGTGGTGAATAGGCAGTGAAAGGTGTTGGTAGAAAGGGCTTATTCCAAATTCCAGAGTTGTTAGGATTCTATAATTGCCTATTCTCTGGTGTTGGTGGGGCGATATGGATGATGCCATCAACCACCTGTACTTTATAACACGGCACGTTCCAGCTCGGGCTCGGGTTTTTCTGGCAAACCCCTGTTTTGATATCAAACTTCCATCCGTGCCAGGGGCATTCGACGAGGTTTCCCTCTACAAAACCCTCTCCCAGTGGCCCTCCGGCATGGGGACAGGTATTATCAAGGGCATAGATCACACCTTCCACATTAAATAAGGCAATACCGTGGTCCTGGAACTCAATACTTTGGCAGGTGCCTGGAGGGAGATCTTGAATCTTGGCAACTGGATGGAAGTTCAAGGACATGGTCAACTCTAAGCGGCCAAAACCCCTAATATATCAACTTCTTCCTGGCGCAACAAGAGCCCTATGGTCTCTCTTGATTCTCTGGATTCGTCGGTGATATAGGAACAGGGTTTCCTTCAACCCGGCGAGGTCTCTGGAGTACGTTTGTATGGAAATGACTCTCCTACTCAATGCTACCTATGAGCCATTGCGAGTTGTGCACTGGCAAAAGGCCATCAATTTGTTATGGCAAGGAAAAGTCGAAGTCCTTGAATTTTATGATCGGGATATTCGAGGGGTGTCCATTTCCTTTAAATTGCCTTCCGTGATGCGTCTTCTCAACATGGTCAAGCTTCGTTCGAATCATCATGCGGTGAAATTTTCTCGTATCAATATTTTTACCCGTGACCGGTATACCTGCCAATATTGCTATGCACGGTTTCGCACCGAAGAATTGACGTTTGATCATGTGGTGCCTATTGCCAAAGGTGGGAAGAAAACCTGGGAAAACATTGTGACAGCATGTTGGCGATGTAATAACCGGAAAAGCGGGCGTGTTCCCCATGAGGCAGGGATGAAACTACTCAAGGAGCCCGTCAAGCCTAAATGGACCCCCCGGCTGACACTGATGATCGGTATCCGCCACGCTCCGGAAAGTTGGCGGGATTATTTATATTGGAATGTGGAATTGGATGCGGATTCCTAAACCTTCCTGCTCTCCTGGTTCCTGATGGGGTCAGCGGGGCCATCTTTTTTTGGTTCCCGGTGACGGACCACCTAACGCGGAACTTCATGCTCTCCCAAGAAGCGAATCCGAGGTCTTTCTCGGACCCGAGCAGGAATGGTGCGCGATGAGACGAGGCATCCCTGCTCCGTGTCTTATTCCCCGATTCCCTGAAAATGTTCATCAATGCATCAATGACCCGAATAGGCAGGACGCTCAGGAGTTATCTGCCAATCCGGGTCAAAGGATTGAGGAATCGAGCGCTTGCGCTACGATACTTCGATGAGAGGAATCGGTGCCCGCTCAGCTTGTTTCCGTAGGCCACAATTAATACACCAGAAAACCAGAAGAGACATTCCTGATTCCATGTCGACTTCCCGATCGAGCAACATCGTTCCTTGGCATTTTTCACAGCGATACATAGATGAATCTCCTGTGGTTCTACCGGTCAGGCTTTAAGGAGTCGTCAGAATCAACAGGGAAAAGAGCGTACAGGCGTTTGGCCGAGAAAATGAATGAGGACCAAAAAAATGAATAAAGCCTTGGGCACTGATTCTTCAGACGCGCTGACTCGGAGTGTGAATAAAAAATTGCATGGTCCTGAATGAAGGAATCCTAAAAAAGAGGGGCAATCTACCATAGGCAAAAAGGTAAAAGCTATGGAATTCAAGTGTGAAAATGAGAATAGGGGAGGCATGGTCCAGGTTTTGACTTAGAGAGGAAATGGAGTGAAGATTTGAGCATCATCCGGCGATTGATGCGGAAGATTCTGTCAAGGGAGGATAGTCTGATTCTCACGAAAGGGTTTTTGATGATGATTCAAAACCGACGATGGTATGGGAGGTTGTGAGTTTGGATCTTTTGCCGGACTTTCAGACCCCGGTCCCCGAAGAGCCTGAATGGGTTTCCTGGACTGATGAACAGTTGTTGAATCTCCGATTGTCCGATTTGAAGATCCGCATTTCCGGAACTGAATTGGGTCAATGCGTCCGTCAGTTATACCGCGAATTGAAGGATCACGGGTTAGTGTTTCGCCCCCATGTCTGGTTGTCCGACGATTGGTATTCACCTGATGGCACGCCGGGTCTTGCCGTGCCGTTCTATATGGGGCATCCGCGGTTGGCGAAGCTGGAACTAAATCAAATGTTGGAAGTGGAGGGCGGGACCCCGGAATGGTGTATGCGGATTCTTCGACACGAAACGGGCCATGCGATTGAGAATGCCTACCGCTTACGGCGGCGGCGCAGTCGGCAACAAATGTTCGGGCATACTTCGGTTCCGTATCCCGATTGTTATTTGCCAAAGCCCTATAGTAAAAGTTTTGTGTTGCATCTTGATATGTGGTATGCCCAGAGTCATCCAGACGAGGATTTTGCCGAAACCTTTGCCGTCTGGCTCACCCCGCACTCACATTGGCGTGAGCGTTATGCCGGATGGCCGGCACTGAAAAAATTGGAATATATGGACGGGCTGATGAAGGGGTTGGCCGGGGTTGCGCCAATTGTGACGACCAGGGAACAGGTGGACCCTATTCAGCGACTGCACAAAACGCTTCGGGAACATTATCAGGACAAGCGGGAACGGTATGGGCTGGACTACCCAAACTTTTATGACCGCGACCTGCGGCGTCTCTTTTCCGGGGATCCGGATCAATCGGCGAATCCGTCCGCGGAGAATTTTATCAGGAAATTCAGGAAAGAAGTTCGCAGGAAAGTCGCGGCATGGACGGGAGAGTATCAATATACCATTGACCAAGTTTTACAAGATATGATGGCACATTGCCGTGAACGGAATTTGCGGTTAGCTGTACCTGAAGAGCAGGCAAAGGTGGATTTTACGATTTTATTGACGGTGCAAACGATGAACTATTTGCATGGTGGACGACATCGGGTGGTGTTATGAGGAAGCTTCGCGTCATGGCCCTTATGCATCAGGATCTCGTGCCCCCCGATGATGTGGAGCATGCCGATTTGGCTGAGGTTGAATGGAAAACCGAATTTGATGTGGTCTCCACTTTACGGGATCTTGGCCATGAGGTTATGGCTGTCGGTGTCAGAGATGATTTAAGCGTGATTGATAACCTGGTAACGGATTGGAAGCCGCACATTGCGTTCAATCTGCTGGAAGAATTTAATGGCAATCCGGAGTTCGATCAAAATGTCGTGTCCTATTTGGAGCTCCTGGGAGTTCCCTATACCGGGTGTAATCCCAAGGGGCTCGTGCTCACTCGGGATAAAGGCTGGTCAAAAAAGATTATGGCCTACCATGGCATCCGATGCCCGGAGTTTGTGGTCTATCCACTGGGGCGAGGGATTAAGTGGGCAGAAGAATTTCCCTTTCCGGTCATTGTCAAATCCATTAGTGAAGAAGCGTCCCTCGGCATTTCTCAAGCATCTATCGTCCATGACGAAGACAAACTCAAAGAACGTGTTGAATTTGTGCATCAGAGTGTGGGCACGAGCGTCATCGTCGAGCGGTACATTGAAGGACGGGAACTCTATGTGGGTGTGTTAGGTAATCGACGATTACAAGCCCTGCCGGTTTGGGAGTTGCACTTAAAAAATCTTCCTCCTGATGCTCTGCCGATTGCCACGGCCCGGGTGAAATGGAGTACGAAATATCAAAAAAAATACGGGATTCAATCGGGTGAAGTTGAAGGGTTACCTCCTAAGCTGGTGCGACATATTCAACAAACGGCCAAACGGGTCTTTCATATTTTGGGATTAAACGGCTATGCCCGCATGGACTTTCGGTTAGATCCCAAGGAACACCTGTATATATTGGAAGCCAATCCCAATGCCCAACTGGCATATGGCGAAGATCTCGCCGAGTCGGCTGAACGAGCCGGTATTTCCTATGAAGCGCTGATTCAACGAATTCTGAATATCGGCTTGAGCTGGAAGCCTGAAAGCCAGCGATAACGGGGATTCTGAAAAACCTGCCAGGAGCGAAGTCGAAGGGCTGTCGGTAGGACGTTGTGCCCATTGTCTTTTGCTCTTAGATGTGGGCTGCAGAATGATTTCCTTGGGTCTGAGTTTTATTTCACAGAAAAGCGGAACTTTCTAACATTATTGTAAAATTTCAAGAGTTGATTCGTGTATTTGAGCGCAGAGCAGGGTCATGAGTTCTTTAATCCTGCTTGCCAAGTCGCAAGGGCCAATAATGGAAAGTAGTGCGAGTACAAATGGTATTTCAGATAGAAAACGTTAGGGAATCCGGTTCCTGTCATGAGTTCCTCGTCCCACCCTCCTTGCTGGTTCTGATGAGTGAGCAGCCAGTCGATTCCACGATGAACGGGTTTTGAGGTGCGATCGCCAGCCGCTTCAAGTGCAAGTAAGGCCCAGGCTGTTTGTGAAGGTGTGCTTGGGGCTGGAACAAATTCCTGCTTTTCATAGCTAGCACAGCTTTCCCCCCATCCGCCATCCTGGTTTTGGATTGACCGCACCCAGGTGGCAGCACGCTGGATTGCGGCGTTTGCAGTCGGGGAGCCACTTGCGCGAAGGCCACGCACGGCCAGGAATGTGCCATAGGTATAATTCACCCCCCAGCGTCCATCCCAACTCCCATTAGGTTGTTGATGGCCCAATAGAAATTGGACAGCACGCGCGATTGCCGGGTGTTGGTATGTATAATCACGCCGACAGAGTGCCTCCAATACCCGCCCGGTTATATCAGGGCAGCTGGGATCAAGCATGGCATTGTGGTCTGCAAATGGGACCTTATTCAGTAAGGCCCAATTATTATCGACATCAAAGGCAGCCCAACCCCCGTCTGAGGATTGCATCCCTAATAACCAGTTGATGGCACGACCTTCGGCGCGGGTCTGCCGGTCGGGATCAGAGGCCTTGGCATGCTGGAGGGCCAACAAGACCATGGCGGTGTCGTCGATATCCGGGTAGAGTTCATTCGCAAATTGGAAAGGCCATCCTCCAGGCTGCAAATCCGGTCGCTTGACCGACCAGTCTCCTTTTCGGCGAATCTCTTTGCTTAATAACCAATCGGCTGCCCGCTGCATGGCTTGCGGTTCACCAACACCGAGTTCTCCTAATGCAAACATTGAGATAGCCGTATCCCATACCGGGGACAAGCTTGGCTGAAACTGCAGAGCATCTTCTTTCTCAAGAATGAGCCCTTCAAGCTGGCCAAGTGTGTCAATGAAGTCCGGGTGGTCCCGCTCATAACCCAGAGCATCCATTGCCATGAGGGCATACATCATTCCGGGAAAAATCGCTCCCAATCCATCCGTGAACCGCATGTGATCGAGCATCCACTTCTCCGCTTCGCGTATTGCTTTGGCGCGAACATCCTTAAAGCCCCGCTTTTCCCAGAGTTTCAATATCTTGTCCACCTGATGGAACAGGAGAGAAAAGGGATCTTTTCTTGGGAGCCTCAGTTTTCGATTGGGCACCATGAGTTCGTCAACGGTCCAATTTCCGGGCACTTGGTGTTGTACTCCCGACGCCTGAAGAATAGAGAGGGGGACGACGATGGCCCGACTCCACGATGAAATTTCATACAAGACATTTCCCGGGATAAGGACCAGTTCAGGTGGAACACTCGGTGTGTACTTTCTTGGGAAGAGACCAAACATGCTCAGGTTATTCTTTGTGTAGCTATTGGTGGCTTGAAGACCTCCGAGGGCAAGGATGCGTTCACGCGCAAGCTG
Above is a window of Candidatus Nitrospira neomarina DNA encoding:
- the cobD gene encoding threonine-phosphate decarboxylase CobD, with the protein product MVTQPVVHGGQVHQIAKALDRPVDSFIDFSASINPFGPPTPVLNAMQQALPACGHYPDPTAEKLRTRLAKEHGISSDSIVLGNGSSELIRILPRALSLCQGYVAGPTFMEYEASLHIAGARCTYALATSAEKYTPPMGQLSLLVDGIRSGSQKDAFSHEESFTAVFVCNPNSPTGRVVSARSLRTLYRQIEQAGLWMVVDEAFIDFCPSHSLIKEIPNARRLLILRSFTKFFGMPGIRLGYLVGAPETVSKIRRLLPPWSVSQFAQEAGVAALDDVKYRLRSVKFIQQERQRFMTRLRGVPGLRIIPASANFVMVELPSKCVTANLVSQLTRQGILVRDCQTFSGMTQPALRIAIRYPRENNRVIHALKKALRDS
- the shc gene encoding squalene--hopene cyclase is translated as MLTSTRFLILETAIDLLGRNGVSALTLEHVAREAGISKGGLLYHFEGKEQLLAGLIELLIQDLDRKQVGEFLTSSIHEEHPGMAFSHEIIDNPVQNRSLRGEEIASILMAAFSINPHLLEPIRERYQNWQSIFLASTIDPTRSLLGRLAVEGLWFSEALGLAPPTREQRATFVLEIQSHTQSGEPMRDTSATTIPTPPNDAFAELASFKSHVEELERQAYQPTQTSARALLAKQNPRGFWQGDLTADTTLESDYVLLLLWLYPPENGVWKPRIQTKVKEAIRTILDRQLSDGGWNIYTEGPAEVNATTRAYVALRVGGYDPDQPLMQLARERILALGGLQATNSYTKNNLSMFGLFPRKYTPSVPPELVLIPGNVLYEISSWSRAIVVPLSILQASGVQHQVPGNWTVDELMVPNRKLRLPRKDPFSLLFHQVDKILKLWEKRGFKDVRAKAIREAEKWMLDHMRFTDGLGAIFPGMMYALMAMDALGYERDHPDFIDTLGQLEGLILEKEDALQFQPSLSPVWDTAISMFALGELGVGEPQAMQRAADWLLSKEIRRKGDWSVKRPDLQPGGWPFQFANELYPDIDDTAMVLLALQHAKASDPDRQTRAEGRAINWLLGMQSSDGGWAAFDVDNNWALLNKVPFADHNAMLDPSCPDITGRVLEALCRRDYTYQHPAIARAVQFLLGHQQPNGSWDGRWGVNYTYGTFLAVRGLRASGSPTANAAIQRAATWVRSIQNQDGGWGESCASYEKQEFVPAPSTPSQTAWALLALEAAGDRTSKPVHRGIDWLLTHQNQQGGWDEELMTGTGFPNVFYLKYHLYSHYFPLLALATWQAGLKNS
- a CDS encoding HNH endonuclease translates to MEMTLLLNATYEPLRVVHWQKAINLLWQGKVEVLEFYDRDIRGVSISFKLPSVMRLLNMVKLRSNHHAVKFSRINIFTRDRYTCQYCYARFRTEELTFDHVVPIAKGGKKTWENIVTACWRCNNRKSGRVPHEAGMKLLKEPVKPKWTPRLTLMIGIRHAPESWRDYLYWNVELDADS
- a CDS encoding D-alanine--D-alanine ligase family protein translates to MRKLRVMALMHQDLVPPDDVEHADLAEVEWKTEFDVVSTLRDLGHEVMAVGVRDDLSVIDNLVTDWKPHIAFNLLEEFNGNPEFDQNVVSYLELLGVPYTGCNPKGLVLTRDKGWSKKIMAYHGIRCPEFVVYPLGRGIKWAEEFPFPVIVKSISEEASLGISQASIVHDEDKLKERVEFVHQSVGTSVIVERYIEGRELYVGVLGNRRLQALPVWELHLKNLPPDALPIATARVKWSTKYQKKYGIQSGEVEGLPPKLVRHIQQTAKRVFHILGLNGYARMDFRLDPKEHLYILEANPNAQLAYGEDLAESAERAGISYEALIQRILNIGLSWKPESQR
- a CDS encoding Rieske (2Fe-2S) protein, translating into MSLNFHPVAKIQDLPPGTCQSIEFQDHGIALFNVEGVIYALDNTCPHAGGPLGEGFVEGNLVECPWHGWKFDIKTGVCQKNPSPSWNVPCYKVQVVDGIIHIAPPTPENRQL